From the genome of Pukyongia salina, one region includes:
- a CDS encoding DNA alkylation repair protein, which translates to MKLSSKAQKIYSEIDKETTKLGDLRKFAKEIKKDHELAMELWSTGKFMPRQLAILIMDKKCLTQALIDQLDNDIQNHEFNEQNQLMDWLMANQLSKDKRLIALIESWENSPSKLQRRVFWYYQARLRWMGDTQHSNTGKLLDSIEKNLMKEEPEVQWAMNYTAGQIGKWQEEYRQRCISIGEKTKLYKDEMVAKNCTPSYLPEFIRIEVAKLNN; encoded by the coding sequence ATGAAACTATCTTCAAAAGCACAAAAAATATATAGCGAAATTGACAAGGAAACAACCAAGTTGGGAGATCTTCGAAAATTCGCTAAAGAAATAAAAAAAGACCATGAGTTGGCTATGGAACTCTGGTCAACGGGAAAATTTATGCCTCGTCAATTAGCGATCCTGATCATGGACAAAAAATGTCTCACCCAAGCTCTAATTGACCAACTTGACAATGATATTCAGAATCATGAATTCAATGAGCAAAATCAATTGATGGATTGGTTAATGGCTAATCAACTATCTAAGGACAAAAGGCTAATCGCTCTAATAGAATCGTGGGAAAATAGTCCTTCTAAATTACAAAGGAGGGTGTTTTGGTATTATCAAGCAAGATTGAGATGGATGGGTGATACACAACATTCTAATACGGGTAAGCTGTTAGATTCTATAGAGAAAAATCTTATGAAGGAAGAGCCTGAAGTGCAATGGGCTATGAATTATACGGCCGGGCAAATAGGAAAATGGCAGGAAGAATATCGCCAAAGATGTATTTCAATCGGTGAAAAAACTAAACTTTATAAAGATGAAATGGTGGCCAAAAATTGTACACCTAGTTATTTGCCCGAGTTCATCCGAATTGAAGTAGCTAAATTGAATAATTAA
- a CDS encoding DUF6090 family protein codes for MIGILLALQVNNWNTAKVATKKERGILTELSSGLKLDKSILENALRKDSLDLIGLYRLDSLLTYPEYDNNTDVNKLFGKVYGFRFERVNTAFYEDLKSSGLQVLKDDEIRLAVVKLFEDNYVVLGDLLDLERSVNQVNRPYFLENFTDLTFQEYAKPRNIKLIWNDSYFKNLVHYRIITLESNQIKWYKKTIDDIDNLQALINNYLDE; via the coding sequence ATGATCGGGATTCTTTTGGCACTTCAGGTAAATAATTGGAATACTGCTAAGGTTGCCACCAAAAAAGAAAGAGGTATTTTAACCGAATTGTCCAGTGGTTTAAAATTAGACAAATCAATTTTAGAAAATGCCCTAAGAAAAGATTCTCTAGATCTGATAGGACTATATAGACTTGATTCTCTGCTAACCTATCCAGAATATGATAACAATACTGATGTAAATAAGCTATTTGGAAAAGTTTATGGGTTTCGTTTTGAACGTGTAAATACCGCTTTTTATGAAGACTTAAAATCGTCTGGACTTCAGGTACTAAAAGATGATGAAATCAGGCTGGCTGTGGTAAAACTCTTTGAAGACAACTATGTGGTTTTAGGAGATCTTCTCGACCTTGAACGAAGTGTAAATCAAGTAAATAGACCTTATTTTTTAGAAAACTTTACAGATCTTACATTTCAAGAGTATGCAAAACCTAGAAACATTAAATTAATCTGGAACGATTCATATTTTAAAAATTTGGTCCATTACCGAATAATTACTTTAGAATCGAATCAAATAAAATGGTACAAGAAAACTATAGATGACATTGATAATCTACAAGCACTTATTAATAACTATCTGGACGAATGA
- a CDS encoding DUF6090 family protein, with amino-acid sequence MSENKTGKYLKYAIGEIILVVVGILIALQINNWNETDKRIALEKKMLKELLTNLRKDSLDNAINAQWYQRVERSARIINLSLEKKIPWHDSLANHFGNLYTHGISTYNTSAFENLKSIGFDLIRNDSIRITLTNLHSINYRLVEKTEEEFSKDNHNQMVLPILTSRLKMERWFHAVPHDYESLMEDLVFQETVRFRGVTMGYVGNNTKDANIRVGNLIRMIEKELRK; translated from the coding sequence ATGAGTGAAAACAAAACCGGCAAATATTTAAAATATGCTATCGGCGAGATTATACTGGTTGTGGTTGGTATTCTCATTGCACTTCAGATCAATAATTGGAATGAGACAGACAAAAGAATAGCGCTGGAAAAAAAGATGCTAAAAGAACTATTAACAAATCTGCGAAAAGACTCCTTAGATAATGCAATAAACGCTCAATGGTATCAACGAGTGGAGAGATCGGCAAGAATTATAAATCTATCTCTGGAAAAAAAGATTCCTTGGCACGATTCTCTAGCGAATCATTTTGGAAATCTTTATACTCATGGTATTTCAACCTATAATACTTCTGCATTTGAAAACCTAAAATCCATAGGGTTTGATTTAATTCGTAATGATAGTATTCGAATTACTCTAACCAATTTGCATAGTATAAACTATAGGCTTGTAGAAAAAACCGAAGAGGAATTTTCTAAAGATAATCACAATCAAATGGTCTTACCCATTTTAACGTCTAGACTAAAAATGGAAAGATGGTTCCACGCAGTTCCACATGATTATGAATCTTTAATGGAAGATCTAGTTTTTCAGGAAACTGTGAGATTTCGAGGAGTAACGATGGGCTATGTAGGCAATAATACGAAGGATGCCAATATTAGAGTAGGCAACTTGATTCGAATGATAGAAAAAGAACTAAGAAAATAA
- a CDS encoding DUF6090 family protein codes for MIKFFRKIRQSLLTENKFRKYLIYAIGEIVLVVIGILIALQINNYNQERIIKEQNQIVLQNLNKEFKENLIELDVSIDRLNSVIEGLDRLLLLMRTQDSNMTNLEFDQLLNKTFWMPNWKPSSFVLVELKNSGALSNLNNNNLKSLLFKWEREFDQMENNNANFKQYGAEYIEFITKNGSVRNIDALTEGTKNLQKSTIAINNPELLKNPEFENRADNFYFLSVRLRGHFQSLSELMKDIIENSNE; via the coding sequence ATGATTAAATTCTTCCGGAAAATTCGGCAAAGTTTATTGACTGAAAATAAGTTTAGAAAGTATCTCATTTATGCAATAGGTGAGATTGTCTTGGTGGTGATAGGGATTCTTATTGCATTACAGATTAATAATTATAATCAGGAACGCATTATAAAAGAACAAAACCAGATAGTTCTTCAAAATTTAAATAAGGAGTTTAAGGAGAATCTAATTGAATTAGACGTAAGTATTGACAGATTAAACAGTGTAATTGAAGGTTTAGATAGGTTACTATTACTCATGAGAACTCAGGATAGTAATATGACTAATCTTGAATTTGATCAGCTCTTGAATAAAACATTTTGGATGCCAAATTGGAAACCTAGTTCATTTGTACTGGTGGAATTAAAAAACTCTGGAGCGCTATCTAACCTAAACAATAATAATTTAAAATCCTTACTATTTAAATGGGAAAGAGAATTTGACCAAATGGAGAATAATAACGCTAATTTTAAACAATACGGGGCAGAATATATAGAATTTATAACCAAAAATGGTTCCGTTAGAAATATTGATGCCTTGACAGAGGGCACAAAAAATCTTCAAAAATCAACCATTGCGATAAACAATCCAGAGCTTTTAAAGAATCCGGAGTTTGAAAATAGGGCAGATAATTTCTATTTCCTTTCTGTTAGATTAAGAGGGCATTTTCAATCTCTTAGTGAGTTAATGAAAGACATAATTGAAAACTCAAACGAATAA
- a CDS encoding DUF6090 family protein, with translation MIKFFRRIRQKLLTENKFSKYFLYAIGEIVLVVIGILIALQINNANEERKTRRAERSYLVRLVEDLEENKGLWSERYTIEENRLKAANAFINYSFNEDKDAIKNVIPYFNSVSTWEDLHINQVTFKEMVSSGNFDLISNDSIKFKLQNLEKTYQTILNRWDTTKKNLLEVLSDIIIKKVNFLYSYPIDPSHKQILSKNFTQAEKEYYFSEIMKQFKVLFDDPLFMNIMTLINTNAPLDLKEYKQAEEQVTELINLIKADLKTDN, from the coding sequence ATGATAAAATTCTTCCGAAGAATTCGACAAAAATTACTGACTGAAAACAAATTCAGCAAATATTTCCTTTATGCGATTGGTGAAATAGTGCTTGTTGTAATTGGAATTTTAATTGCACTACAGATTAATAATGCTAATGAAGAAAGAAAAACACGCCGAGCAGAGCGTAGTTACTTAGTGCGACTTGTTGAGGATTTGGAAGAAAACAAAGGGTTGTGGAGTGAACGTTACACTATTGAAGAAAATCGTTTAAAGGCAGCAAATGCATTTATAAATTATAGCTTCAATGAGGATAAAGACGCCATAAAGAATGTGATACCATACTTCAATTCGGTTTCGACATGGGAAGATCTTCATATAAATCAAGTTACATTTAAAGAAATGGTAAGTAGTGGGAATTTTGATCTTATATCTAATGATTCTATTAAATTTAAACTTCAGAATTTAGAGAAAACATATCAGACTATTTTGAATCGTTGGGATACTACAAAAAAAAATCTTCTGGAAGTATTATCTGATATCATAATTAAGAAAGTGAATTTTCTTTACAGTTATCCAATAGATCCAAGTCATAAACAAATTCTTTCTAAGAACTTCACACAAGCGGAAAAAGAATATTATTTCAGCGAAATAATGAAGCAATTTAAAGTTCTATTTGATGATCCATTATTTATGAATATAATGACATTAATTAATACTAATGCACCATTAGATCTTAAAGAATATAAGCAAGCAGAGGAACAGGTAACGGAACTAATTAATCTAATCAAAGCCGATCTAAAAACTGATAATTAA
- a CDS encoding YybH family protein — protein sequence MKTRFTIALAILFGFQIMGCKKEVQEVRADEVKIDLLNAEFPDAKKEVKLTMDSIVQSVKDNDIDRLISFHAYGPKFTEFKNGEPRNDGKQNEEFERSIFGSVTEVIKFDLNDMKINVYGDVANVTLHSDFHLKFGEDLAVVNEQISLLFLKTNNGWRIVHEHHSPLKMEE from the coding sequence ATGAAAACAAGGTTCACAATTGCATTAGCCATTCTATTTGGATTTCAAATTATGGGTTGTAAAAAAGAAGTTCAAGAAGTTAGAGCAGATGAGGTAAAAATCGATCTATTAAACGCTGAATTTCCAGATGCGAAGAAGGAAGTTAAGCTCACAATGGACAGTATTGTGCAAAGTGTAAAAGATAATGATATTGACAGACTTATATCATTTCATGCTTATGGCCCAAAGTTCACTGAATTTAAAAATGGAGAACCTAGAAATGATGGTAAGCAAAATGAAGAATTTGAACGAAGTATATTCGGATCTGTAACTGAAGTTATCAAATTTGATTTGAACGATATGAAGATAAATGTTTATGGTGATGTTGCTAATGTTACCCTACACTCTGATTTTCATTTGAAGTTTGGAGAAGATCTCGCAGTTGTGAACGAACAAATTTCTTTGCTGTTTCTAAAAACTAATAATGGATGGAGAATAGTCCATGAGCATCATTCACCTCTGAAGATGGAGGAATAA
- a CDS encoding DoxX family protein produces the protein MKELVKQLLKTNPNIGLSIARWTLGLVIFPHGAQKLLGLFGGYGYSATITSLTTQMDLPIVVAFSVIMIEFFGSIALILGLFSRFWALALAVMFFGIIVTTQLEHGFFMNWYGDQTGEGIEYSLLVIGIALSIVVNGSGKWSIDGLISKK, from the coding sequence ATGAAAGAATTAGTAAAACAACTATTAAAGACAAATCCAAACATTGGATTAAGTATCGCACGCTGGACGCTCGGATTGGTAATATTTCCTCATGGTGCACAAAAGTTATTAGGACTCTTTGGAGGATATGGCTATTCAGCAACCATAACGTCCTTAACAACACAAATGGATCTTCCTATCGTAGTGGCGTTCTCGGTGATAATGATTGAGTTTTTCGGCTCTATTGCACTGATTTTAGGACTCTTCTCTAGATTTTGGGCATTAGCTCTTGCCGTCATGTTCTTTGGCATTATTGTTACCACGCAACTCGAACACGGATTCTTTATGAACTGGTATGGAGATCAAACAGGTGAAGGAATTGAATATTCCCTTTTAGTTATCGGTATTGCTTTGAGTATCGTAGTAAATGGAAGTGGAAAATGGTCTATTGATGGTTTAATCTCTAAAAAATAA
- a CDS encoding Kelch repeat-containing protein, with translation MKKKAILIFSLVMTLGCVSNIERKENLGFVRNAHSMAYNALESKVYLFAGASEEEVVSDLWVLDSKNWRRVDTKIQPEPRTFASMVYDIQNNRLILFGGSKVLFGIKPDSNNLLNDTWQFKNNKWEKLITKNSPIPRAEASMVYDQDRETVVLFGGYHIQNNEYIKLGDTWEFRNNDWNLITNSGPSNRHGAAMAYDSEEKCIILFGGSTIDKQYGESKGETWKWDGKEWKKTTNIGPAGIFNASMAYDEERKEFIRFGGWNGTTRINETWRLSGNNWDKLKTNKSPNPRNHSNMIYDQKNGRMVLFGGHDGENVFGDIWEFRNYEWNKIMETSPIRRIENGH, from the coding sequence ATGAAGAAAAAAGCGATTTTAATATTTTCATTAGTAATGACCTTAGGTTGTGTGTCTAATATTGAGAGGAAGGAAAACTTAGGTTTTGTTAGAAATGCACATTCAATGGCATACAATGCATTAGAATCTAAAGTATATTTATTTGCAGGTGCAAGTGAAGAAGAAGTAGTGTCGGATTTGTGGGTGTTGGATAGCAAAAATTGGCGAAGAGTAGATACAAAGATTCAACCAGAACCCAGAACTTTTGCTTCAATGGTGTATGATATTCAGAATAATCGCTTGATTCTTTTTGGTGGAAGTAAAGTTTTATTTGGTATAAAGCCGGACTCTAATAACCTTCTGAACGATACATGGCAATTCAAGAATAACAAATGGGAAAAATTAATTACAAAAAACTCTCCGATACCTAGAGCAGAGGCATCTATGGTCTATGACCAAGATCGCGAAACAGTTGTTTTGTTTGGTGGTTATCATATTCAAAATAACGAGTACATTAAACTCGGTGATACATGGGAGTTTCGAAATAATGATTGGAATTTAATTACGAATTCAGGACCATCTAACCGACATGGAGCCGCTATGGCATATGATTCCGAAGAAAAATGTATAATCCTTTTTGGTGGTAGTACGATAGATAAACAATACGGTGAATCTAAGGGAGAGACTTGGAAATGGGATGGTAAAGAGTGGAAGAAAACAACTAACATAGGTCCTGCGGGTATCTTTAACGCCTCAATGGCCTATGATGAAGAAAGAAAAGAGTTCATTAGGTTTGGAGGATGGAACGGTACCACAAGGATAAACGAAACCTGGAGGTTAAGTGGAAATAATTGGGATAAACTTAAAACTAATAAAAGCCCTAATCCAAGAAATCATAGTAACATGATTTATGACCAAAAAAACGGAAGAATGGTTCTTTTTGGCGGGCATGATGGAGAAAACGTGTTTGGAGATATTTGGGAGTTTCGAAATTATGAATGGAACAAAATAATGGAAACAAGCCCTATTAGAAGAATAGAAAATGGACATTGA
- a CDS encoding bleomycin resistance protein, translating into MLTEINPKLPMRDKIVTREFYITILEFKDFGSVDYDEYLMVEKDKIQIHFFKFRDLDPKENYGQVYIRTDNIDEFYKSLLDKKTKIHPNGPLEIKPWGQKEFSILDPDNNLLTFGESI; encoded by the coding sequence ATGCTAACAGAAATAAATCCGAAATTACCTATGCGGGACAAAATTGTTACCAGAGAATTCTATATAACTATTTTGGAATTCAAGGATTTTGGTAGCGTCGACTACGACGAATATTTGATGGTTGAAAAAGACAAAATTCAAATTCACTTTTTTAAGTTTCGAGATCTTGACCCAAAAGAAAATTATGGGCAAGTTTATATTAGAACTGATAATATTGATGAATTTTACAAATCTCTATTGGATAAAAAAACTAAAATACACCCAAACGGACCCTTGGAAATCAAACCTTGGGGGCAAAAAGAATTTTCCATACTTGATCCTGACAATAATCTTCTAACATTTGGAGAAAGCATCTAA
- a CDS encoding DUF3703 domain-containing protein, translated as MKFYTSIPGSLKPYYDSELEKYKTEYSRGNLKSAWNHLERAHIIGQKYPYAHTLVHWKMLQFGIKIKSGKEIIGQIPRLIFGGVKSFVGKIPVGNPGGANVPPLKPFPIEKELKDIFFKAGINNV; from the coding sequence ATGAAATTTTACACATCGATTCCAGGAAGTCTAAAACCATATTACGATTCGGAACTGGAAAAATACAAAACCGAATACTCAAGGGGGAATTTAAAAAGCGCTTGGAATCATTTAGAGAGAGCTCATATAATAGGACAAAAATATCCTTATGCCCATACTTTAGTACATTGGAAAATGCTGCAATTCGGGATTAAAATTAAGAGTGGTAAGGAAATTATCGGACAAATTCCGCGGCTGATCTTCGGAGGAGTTAAATCTTTTGTTGGTAAAATTCCTGTTGGTAATCCAGGCGGAGCGAATGTGCCACCATTAAAACCATTTCCAATTGAAAAAGAATTAAAGGATATTTTCTTTAAAGCAGGAATCAATAATGTCTGA
- a CDS encoding type 1 glutamine amidotransferase domain-containing protein, which produces MKNILFSLLIILIFSSCKNDVTENERILIIVSNTEDMGDAEKHFAGNNLWEVAPPYHVFVSHGYKVDFVSPTGGKVPFSMDPVGISSYTIKYENFYGNVENSLTPDQVDYKNYKAVFIGGGYGPLFDVANNQKLLSIIANIYENDGIVGGCGHGPGAFANVKLSNGDYMVKGIKVTGFPNSTEITKSWAKEGSLLPVMLEDQLRNNGGIFQTKSDLNDKHDIVIDKRIVTTMFLPSSAIVAKEMIKLIEN; this is translated from the coding sequence ATGAAAAACATACTTTTTTCATTGCTGATAATATTAATCTTTAGCTCCTGTAAAAATGATGTAACCGAAAACGAACGAATATTAATTATCGTGTCGAACACCGAGGATATGGGAGATGCAGAGAAACACTTTGCAGGTAACAATCTTTGGGAAGTAGCACCTCCATATCATGTTTTTGTTTCTCACGGATACAAAGTTGATTTTGTTTCACCCACTGGAGGAAAGGTCCCTTTCTCAATGGATCCTGTTGGAATTAGTAGTTATACTATAAAATATGAAAATTTTTACGGCAATGTTGAAAATTCATTAACACCTGACCAAGTTGATTATAAAAACTATAAAGCTGTTTTTATTGGCGGTGGATATGGACCATTGTTTGATGTAGCCAATAATCAAAAATTATTATCAATAATAGCTAACATTTACGAAAATGATGGAATAGTTGGAGGTTGTGGACATGGTCCTGGTGCTTTTGCAAATGTTAAACTTAGTAATGGAGATTATATGGTTAAAGGTATAAAAGTGACAGGTTTTCCAAATTCAACTGAGATTACTAAAAGTTGGGCTAAAGAAGGAAGTTTATTACCTGTAATGCTAGAGGACCAATTAAGAAATAATGGAGGCATATTTCAAACTAAAAGTGATTTGAATGATAAACACGATATAGTTATTGATAAGAGAATTGTGACGACCATGTTTCTTCCATCTTCAGCAATTGTCGCCAAAGAAATGATTAAACTAATAGAAAACTAA
- a CDS encoding NmrA family NAD(P)-binding protein has product MNSNILVIGGTGKTGRRVVEQLKNKGIEPRIGSRNASPSFDWDDKNTWVNALAGIERMYVTYYPDLAVPGAKEAIESLTYLAKDLGVKKMVLLSGKGESEAEACENIVINSGIDYTIVRASWFNQNWSESFFLQPILSGEVALPMSDVLIPFVDANDIAEVAATVLLEDSYNGEIIEVTGPELITFKDAVRFISKTSNRSLNFYDISLEQYIQEMKQLQVPGDMVWLIEYLFSHVLTNPKNQLVVNDIERVLGRKAKSFSEYAHETAKTGIWNQVIA; this is encoded by the coding sequence ATGAACAGTAACATTTTAGTTATCGGAGGAACTGGTAAAACTGGTCGCCGAGTAGTAGAACAATTAAAAAATAAAGGTATTGAGCCTAGAATAGGCTCAAGAAATGCATCACCAAGTTTCGATTGGGATGATAAAAACACATGGGTAAATGCTTTAGCAGGTATTGAAAGAATGTATGTTACCTATTATCCCGATTTGGCAGTTCCTGGTGCTAAAGAAGCTATAGAGAGTTTAACTTATTTAGCTAAGGATCTAGGCGTTAAAAAAATGGTGTTACTTTCCGGGAAAGGGGAGTCTGAAGCCGAGGCCTGTGAAAACATCGTTATAAATTCGGGTATAGATTATACCATCGTAAGAGCGTCATGGTTTAATCAAAATTGGAGTGAAAGTTTCTTTTTACAACCCATCCTTTCCGGTGAGGTGGCATTACCAATGTCGGACGTGCTCATTCCATTTGTAGATGCTAATGATATTGCCGAGGTTGCCGCTACCGTTTTGCTTGAGGATTCATATAATGGTGAAATCATAGAGGTAACAGGTCCGGAATTAATAACTTTTAAGGATGCTGTTAGGTTTATTTCAAAGACAAGCAATAGAAGCTTAAATTTCTATGACATCTCTTTAGAACAGTATATTCAGGAGATGAAGCAATTGCAAGTACCTGGTGATATGGTGTGGTTAATTGAGTATTTATTTAGTCATGTGTTAACCAATCCAAAAAATCAACTTGTGGTAAATGATATTGAACGTGTCTTAGGCAGAAAAGCGAAATCCTTTTCAGAATATGCTCATGAAACTGCTAAGACTGGAATTTGGAATCAAGTCATTGCTTAA
- a CDS encoding anthrone oxygenase family protein yields the protein MEIKLRLIVLMLSILFTGLTAGLCFTWSNAITPGISRLDDFGFLQSFQAMNQAIINSSFLVVFFSPVILLFINAFLHRNSQATTFMSFLMAAILYLVGIGLITVFKNVPLNELLERTTLENLSVVVLKTLRTKFEQPWNRWNIQRAIASFTSFSLLLIGLIYSKQ from the coding sequence ATGGAAATTAAACTAAGACTTATCGTATTAATGCTAAGCATATTATTTACAGGTTTAACCGCTGGATTATGTTTTACCTGGTCCAATGCCATCACACCTGGAATTAGTAGATTGGATGACTTTGGTTTTTTGCAGTCCTTTCAAGCCATGAATCAGGCTATTATTAATAGCAGTTTCCTCGTTGTATTTTTTAGTCCTGTAATTCTTTTATTCATTAATGCCTTTTTACATCGTAATTCGCAGGCCACTACGTTTATGTCATTTTTAATGGCTGCGATTTTATATTTAGTGGGTATAGGGCTTATCACAGTTTTTAAAAATGTACCACTTAATGAATTGCTCGAAAGAACAACGTTAGAAAATCTCTCAGTAGTAGTACTTAAAACGTTACGGACAAAATTCGAACAACCTTGGAATCGCTGGAACATTCAGCGCGCTATTGCATCATTCACATCTTTTTCACTCTTGTTGATCGGACTGATTTATTCAAAACAATAA
- a CDS encoding Crp/Fnr family transcriptional regulator, giving the protein MNFKDSHTLILNNVARFIDLTELEKQKYLSLLTEINVKKKTFLMQAGDITQYEYFITKGCLKVYTIDEMGAPHISMFAVEDYWTGDMASFMTKKPTRYFIKATEDSELLGISRANYDLLFQEIPKFERFYRILYQRSLISYIKRSNHGISLSAEERYIEFKKKYPNVVNRITQKDLAGYIGITPEFMSKIITKVNRK; this is encoded by the coding sequence TTGAACTTCAAAGATTCACATACTTTAATACTTAATAATGTAGCCAGGTTTATTGATTTAACCGAGTTAGAAAAGCAAAAATACCTTTCATTACTCACAGAAATAAACGTTAAAAAGAAAACCTTTCTAATGCAGGCGGGTGACATTACCCAATATGAGTATTTTATAACAAAAGGATGCTTAAAGGTTTATACTATAGATGAAATGGGGGCACCTCATATCTCAATGTTTGCAGTAGAGGATTATTGGACTGGGGATATGGCGAGCTTTATGACCAAAAAACCTACACGCTATTTTATTAAGGCTACCGAGGATTCGGAATTATTAGGTATTTCAAGAGCGAATTACGATTTACTATTTCAAGAAATACCCAAATTTGAAAGGTTTTATCGTATACTTTATCAAAGGTCGCTTATAAGTTATATAAAGCGTTCTAATCATGGAATATCCTTATCTGCTGAGGAACGATATATAGAATTCAAAAAGAAATATCCTAATGTGGTCAATAGAATTACTCAAAAGGACCTAGCGGGTTATATTGGCATTACGCCAGAATTTATGAGTAAGATTATTACAAAAGTCAACCGTAAGTAA
- a CDS encoding cyclase family protein, which produces MTEIIDLSQEIYEGMPVYKDLPQVKITVHNSHEEWNGIKNPKVKTPAVHKLEMGEHTGTHVDAINHMGIQHRGKSIDKMPLSMFYTEGICLDLSHKGLRELIEPHEIENACIKAGLKIKKGDTVLIYTDHYRKNFNGNNWNNGPGITADTASWLGEQKIAAFGVETMSPGVPGVSNKEVHRICGELNFTHYENMINLHLLINRGRFRFIGLPLKIKGGTGSPVRAVAIFEE; this is translated from the coding sequence ATGACAGAAATTATTGATCTAAGTCAGGAAATCTATGAAGGAATGCCGGTTTATAAAGACCTTCCGCAAGTAAAAATTACAGTTCATAATTCGCACGAAGAGTGGAACGGAATTAAAAATCCTAAAGTAAAAACCCCGGCTGTTCATAAATTAGAAATGGGAGAACACACCGGAACTCACGTAGACGCCATAAATCATATGGGTATACAGCATAGGGGAAAGTCTATCGATAAAATGCCTTTATCCATGTTTTATACAGAAGGCATCTGTTTAGATCTATCTCATAAAGGGTTAAGAGAACTAATCGAACCACATGAGATCGAAAATGCTTGTATAAAAGCAGGATTAAAAATAAAGAAAGGGGATACCGTGTTAATTTATACAGATCACTATCGAAAAAATTTCAATGGAAATAATTGGAACAATGGTCCCGGAATTACTGCAGATACGGCAAGTTGGCTTGGTGAACAGAAGATAGCGGCTTTTGGAGTTGAAACTATGTCGCCCGGCGTTCCCGGGGTATCAAATAAGGAAGTACATCGTATTTGTGGAGAGTTGAATTTCACTCACTATGAAAATATGATCAATCTTCATTTACTAATTAACAGAGGAAGATTTAGATTTATAGGCTTACCTTTAAAAATAAAAGGAGGTACCGGCTCTCCGGTAAGAGCAGTCGCAATTTTTGAAGAATAA
- a CDS encoding NADPH-dependent FMN reductase, with protein sequence MKKIFTIAGSNSQKSINKRLLNYSSGLLENVQIIPIDLNDYVLPVYGIDYEDENGIPTAIKRLNELFDKADGFIVTLAEHNGTYTAVFKNTIDWLSRANIKIWRDKPMFLMATSPGGRGGATVLQTAVNYFPYLGGNVVADFALPNFFDNFSEGRISNAPLREDLIQKIKHFEDHLNTK encoded by the coding sequence ATGAAAAAAATATTCACAATTGCAGGAAGTAATAGCCAGAAATCCATCAACAAAAGGTTGCTAAACTATTCATCGGGTTTACTAGAAAATGTACAAATTATTCCTATTGACCTAAATGATTATGTTCTGCCTGTCTATGGAATTGATTATGAAGACGAAAATGGCATACCTACTGCCATTAAGAGACTTAACGAATTATTTGATAAAGCTGATGGATTTATAGTAACACTGGCAGAACACAATGGAACCTATACGGCGGTATTTAAAAATACGATCGACTGGTTGTCTCGCGCGAATATAAAAATATGGAGAGATAAGCCTATGTTCTTAATGGCAACTTCACCCGGAGGTCGTGGTGGGGCTACTGTTTTACAGACTGCCGTTAACTACTTTCCCTATCTAGGGGGTAATGTAGTAGCTGATTTTGCCTTGCCTAATTTCTTCGATAATTTTTCAGAAGGAAGGATTTCAAATGCTCCCTTAAGGGAAGATTTGATTCAGAAGATTAAACATTTCGAAGATCATTTGAACACAAAATAA